The following are encoded together in the Bicyclus anynana chromosome 2, ilBicAnyn1.1, whole genome shotgun sequence genome:
- the LOC112046906 gene encoding alpha-glucosidase 2 has translation MAENYNKAQEVGGIKLIEKNESYFTVKFETGEEARLYILNDHVFRYYISPSGVFLEYPEPIDPNDVAKMVVKTEDDYGFDVFNQTVLEDVVTHYVVQTKDIQIVFDKISGTMKVHDTRVDKEVLSETKPLSYIDGESTQCLRQNDNEYYFGGGMQNGRYTHKGEVIHIVNSNNWTDGGVTSPCPFFWSSYGYGVMRNTWQQGIYDFGEISNDFITTSHKGEDFDAYFFINSLPKDLLNDYYELTGKPILLPEYAYYGAHLNAFNRDYWVEVKSDTYGAILYEDGKYYKCYQPKDIGDKNGVLESLNGEKNNYQFSARAMLDRYKRHDMPLGWFIPNDGYGCGYGQTDTLDGDIENLKKFVDYTVETGVEVALWTESNLLPKDPENPKKGERDLSKEVSIANVIALKCDVAWIGSGYSFGLSSVENASDIFVKHTQYNVRPMILMVDGWAGTQRYSAIWSGDQAGGEWEYIRFHIPTYIGSGLSGQPLVGSDMDGIYSGGSKEVNIRDYQWKTFTPLQLNMDGWGNTQKTPFSYDEEASKINRAYLKLKAMLMPYNYSIGYESIQGLPMIRAMFLEFPEETPAYTKDSQYQYMWGPNVLVAPIYNDFKDDDGHSIRDGIYLPNPNQVWIDFLTGTKYQGGKIYNNIMSPLWKIPIFIKDGSIIPMTNSNNNPYEIKRDFRTFTIYPNDTASFYVYEDDGISLDYLQGVTGSATTQIEVSGPETNKVGDLFIKIYKTIGNYPKMIKQRRTILQIKTTEDVGRIKVVANGQPIIVTKAKNTSEFESRDNVYLCKEDFYVNPYLKEHTELKQMFLLLKLEELDVTTNEIMIKVNKYTNQSEIFGNLQGDAKLQETIINFQANYFDSSATSISLEWDDSESSDFYEIERDGVVFTNIKNKSFTFDDFAYDSTHEFRIRSVSNNVASDWSNGILASTHEDPFKCMISGVKITCNLPCQPCQEICNLTDNNKSTLWHTNWGSSGQAKPTDEKYLKLFCDLGDVYELDKVDYIPRNDAGNGTLLELQYTYSTNNKEWSTVSDPIRFESNNSKKTIPFHGKKLRYLQLIVLNAIGSFGSGRHMLFYKK, from the coding sequence ATGgcagaaaattataataaagcaCAAGAAGTTGGTGGTATAAAActtattgaaaaaaatgaaagttACTTCACAGTTAAGTTCGAAACTGGCGAAGAAGCAAGGTTATATATCCTTAACGACCATGTTTTCAGATATTATATTTCACCTAGCGGTGTTTTTTTGGAATATCCCGAGCCGATAGACCCTAATGATGTAGCCAAGATGGTTGTTAAGACAGAGGATGATTACGGTTTTGATGTTTTCAATCAAACTGTTCTTGAAGATGTCGTGACCCATTATGTAGTGCAAACAAAAGATATACAAATAGTATTTGATAAGATAAGTGGCACTATGAAAGTACATGACACTAGAGTTGACAAAGAAGTATTGAGCGAAACAAAGCCTTTGTCTTATATCGATGGTGAATCAACTCAATGTTTGCGTCAGAATGAtaacgaatattatttcggaGGCGGAATGCAAAATGGAAGGTACACACATAAAGGAGAAGTAATACATAttgtaaatagtaataattggACTGACGGCGGAGTTACATCTCCTTGTCCCTTCTTCTGGTCGTCTTACGGCTACGGTGTAATGAGAAATACGTGGCAACAAGGAATCTACGATTTTGGAGAAATATCAAATGATTTTATTACAACTAGTCACAAAGGCGAAGATTTTGATGCGTATTTCTTTATAAACAGTTTACCGAAAgatttattaaatgattattacgAGTTAACAGGAAAACCAATTTTATTACCGGAATATGCATATTACGGAGCACATTTGAACGCTTTCAATCGGGATTATTGGGTTGAAGTAAAATCTGATACCTATGGTGCTATACTATATGAAGatggtaaatattataaatgttaccAGCCGAAAGATATCGGTGATAAAAATGGAGTTCTGGAATCTTTAAATGGGgagaaaaataattaccaatttTCTGCTCGTGCAATGTTAGACCGGTATAAAAGGCATGATATGCCTTTAGGTTGGTTTATACCTAACGATGGTTACGGTTGTGGTTATGGGCAAACAGACACATTAGATGGTGACATCGAAAACTTAAAGAAGTTCGTCGATTATACTGTAGAAACGGGCGTAGAAGTAGCTTTGTGGACAGAATCGAATTTGCTTCCTAAAGATCCTGAGAATCCTAAAAAAGGAGAACGTGATCTTAGTAAAGAAGTTAGCATAGCCAATGTTATTGCACTAAAATGTGACGTAGCTTGGATCGGCAGTGGCTACTCATTTGGACTTAGTTCTGTTGAAAATGCATCTGATATATTTGTGAAACATACTCAATATAACGTGAGACCAATGATTTTAATGGTAGATGGCTGGGCTGGTACACAGCGTTATTCTGCAATATGGAGTGGTGATCAAGcgggaggagaatgggaatacaTTCGATTTCATATTCCTACTTATATTGGCAGTGGTTTATCAGGACAGCCATTAGTTGGTTCAGATATGGATGGTATTTATTCAGGGGGATCCAAAGAAGTTAATATTAGAGATTACCAATGGAAAACATTTACTCCCTTACAATTAAACATGGACGGCTGGGGTAATACACAGAAAACTCCATTTAGTTACGATGAAGAAGCTTCTAAAATCAACAGAGCCTATCTAAAGTTAAAAGCTATGTTAATGCCATATAACTACAGCATAGGGTATGAGTCGATTCAAGGTCTCCCAATGATTAGAGCCATGTTCCTCGAATTTCCGGAAGAAACTCCAGCTTACACAAAAGACTCCCAATACCAATATATGTGGGGCCCAAATGTTCTTGTGGCGCCTATTTATAATGACTTTAAAGATGATGACGGCCACTCTATACGCGACGGAATTTATCTTCCAAATCCAAATCAAGTGTGGATAGATTTTTTGACAGGAACAAAATATCAGGGTGGAAAAATATACAACAATATTATGTCACCATTATGgaaaatacctatatttattaagGATGGTTCAATAATACCAATGACTAATTCTAATAACAATCCCTATGAAATAAAGAGGGACTTCAGAACCTTTACCATTTACCCTAACGATACTGCAAGTTTTTATGTTTATGAAGATGACGGTATATCTTTAGACTACTTACAGGGAGTTACGGGTTCTGCTACTACACAAATTGAAGTTTCAGGTCCAGAAACTAACAAAGTTGGTGacttattcataaaaatatataaaactatagGAAATTATCCTAAAATGATCAAACAAAGACGAACCATCTTACAAATTAAGACAACTGAAGATGTCGGACGTATAAAAGTTGTTGCTAATGGACAACCAATAATTGTAACAAAAGCTAAAAACACAAGTGAATTTGAAAGTAGAGACAACGTGTATCTTTGCAAAGAAGATTTTTATGTGAATCCATACCTGAAAGAACATACTgaattaaaacaaatgtttttgttattaaaacttGAGGAATTAGACGTGACCACCAATGAAATAATGATAAAAGTTAACAAATATACTAACCAAAGTGAAATATTTGGCAACCTGCAAGGTGATGCTAAATTACAGgaaactataattaattttcaagcAAACTACTTCGATTCTTCAGCTACCTCTATTAGTCTCGAATGGGACGATAGTGAAAGTAGCGACTTTTACGAGATCGAAAGAGATGGTGTGGTATTTACTAACATCAAAAATAAATCCTTTACGTTCGACGATTTTGCTTATGACAGTACACATGAGTTTAGAATTAGATCAGTTTCGAATAACGTTGCTTCAGATTGGAGCAATGGTATCTTGGCTTCAACACACGAGGATCCTTTCAAATGCATGATTTCAGGAGTAAAAATTACTTGCAATCTGCCTTGTCAACCTTGTCAAGAAATATGCAATCTAACAGACAATAACAAAAGTACTCTGTGGCATACAAACTGGGGATCATCTGGTCAAGCTAAACCAACAGAtgagaaatatttaaaacttttttgtgATTTAGGAGATGTATATGAATTAGATAAAGTTGATTACATACCTCGTAATGATGCAGGCAATGGGACACTTCTTGAGCTTCAATACACATATTCCACAAATAATAAAGAGTGGAGTACTGTATCAGATCCAATACGATTTGAAAGTAACAATTCAAAGAAAACAATACCCTTTCATGGAAAGAAACTAAGATATTTACAACTTATTGTGTTAAATGCCATTGGCAGCTTTGGATCAGGAAGGCATATGTTAttctataaaaagtaa
- the LOC112046931 gene encoding proteasome subunit alpha type-5: MFLTRSEYDRGVNTFSPEGRLFQVEYAIEAIKLGSTAIGISTSEGVVLAVEKRITSPLMEPTTIEKIVEVDRHIACAVSGLMADSRTLIERARVECQNHWFVYNERMSVESCAQAVSNLAIQFGDSDDDSGTAMSRPFGVAVMFAGIDEKGPQLFHMDPSGTFVQYDAKAIGSGSEGAQQSLKEVYHKSMTLKEAIKSALTILKQVMEEKLSENNVEVVTMTPGSLFHMFTREQLAEVIKDIP, from the exons ATGTTCCTCACCCGATCTGAGTATGACCGCGGAGTCAATACATTTAGCCCTGAAGGAAGGCTGTTCCAGGTAGAATACGCGATTGAGGCAATAAAATTGGGTTCTACTGCGATCGGGATCTCGACTTCGGAAGGGGTTGTTTTGGCTGTCGAGAAGAGGATTACGTCGCCACTGATGGAGCCAACTACTATAGAAAAGATTGTCGAGGTGGACAGACATATTGCGTGTGCAGTGTCTGGCCTGATGGCAGATTCGAG AACTTTAATAGAGAGAGCTCGTGTGGAATGCCAGAACCACTGGTTTGTGTACAATGAGCGTATGAGTGTGGAGTCGTGTGCGCAGGCTGTGTCCAACTTGGCCATACAGTTTGGTGACAGTGATGATGACAGCGGCACAGCCATGTCCAGGCCTTTTGGTGTTGCAGTCATGTTTGCAG GTATTGACGAGAAAGGGCCACAGCTATTCCACATGGACCCCAGTGGCACATTTGTGCAATATGATGCTAAAGCCATTGGTTCTGGCAGCGAAGGTGCCCAACAGAGTTTGAAG GAGGTATACCACAAATCCATGACACTCAAGGAGGCTATCAAGTCTGCACTGACTATCCTGAAACAAGTGATGGAGGAGAAACTGTCTGAGAACAATGTGGAGGTGGTGACCATGACTCCGGGGTCATTGTTCCACATGTTCACACGAGAACAGCTGGCTGAGGTTATTAAAGATATACCTTGA